From Candidatus Methylomirabilota bacterium, a single genomic window includes:
- a CDS encoding alpha/beta hydrolase — translation MRDDELAFTYFQDDYRWSHGILMALGAAPWGGGEIDEVHRVGLRLRGRVGDDRAWFEEWTRMAEAVEADGRRLAEAKKDASAAARLFRAAHYYHVGERFLQPKSADGLAAYRRGVDCFREAARRVSRPRIEHVEVPYEGATLPALFVHAEHAAGRAPAVVFFDGFDITKEIQYFKGVPDLAARGIGCLIVDGPGNGEAIRFRGLPLHHETERYATAAYEYLAKRAEVDPARIGVMAISLGGYYAPRAAAFEPRFAACIAWGAQWDYHAVWKERLDRIARGESPSLSVPWEHLLWIFGVTTRDEALKRLEGFRLDGVVQRIRCPFLLVHGEGDAQIPLATAQKCFDAVGSTRKTFKVFTREEGGYHHCQTDNLSIGTAYMWDWLEDVLGARR, via the coding sequence ATGCGCGACGACGAGCTGGCCTTCACGTACTTCCAGGACGACTACCGCTGGTCCCACGGCATCCTGATGGCGCTCGGCGCCGCGCCCTGGGGCGGCGGCGAGATCGACGAGGTGCATCGCGTCGGGCTTCGCCTCCGCGGGCGGGTGGGCGACGACCGCGCGTGGTTCGAGGAGTGGACGCGGATGGCGGAGGCGGTCGAGGCCGACGGCCGGCGCCTCGCGGAGGCGAAGAAGGACGCGAGCGCCGCCGCCCGGCTCTTCCGCGCCGCGCACTACTATCACGTCGGCGAGCGCTTCCTCCAGCCGAAGAGCGCCGACGGCCTCGCCGCCTACCGGCGCGGCGTGGACTGCTTCCGCGAGGCGGCCCGGCGCGTCAGCCGGCCGCGCATCGAGCACGTCGAGGTGCCCTACGAGGGCGCGACGCTTCCGGCGCTCTTCGTCCACGCAGAGCACGCCGCCGGCCGCGCGCCGGCGGTGGTCTTCTTCGACGGCTTCGACATCACGAAGGAGATCCAGTACTTCAAGGGCGTCCCCGACCTCGCCGCCCGCGGCATCGGCTGCCTGATCGTGGACGGCCCGGGCAACGGCGAGGCGATCCGCTTCCGCGGCCTGCCGCTCCACCACGAGACCGAGCGCTACGCCACGGCGGCGTACGAGTACCTGGCGAAGCGGGCCGAGGTCGACCCCGCGCGGATCGGCGTGATGGCGATCAGCCTCGGCGGCTACTACGCTCCGCGCGCCGCCGCGTTCGAGCCGCGCTTCGCGGCGTGCATCGCGTGGGGCGCGCAGTGGGACTACCACGCGGTCTGGAAGGAGCGGCTGGACCGGATCGCGCGGGGCGAATCGCCGTCGCTTTCCGTGCCGTGGGAGCACCTGCTCTGGATCTTCGGCGTGACGACGCGGGACGAGGCGCTGAAGCGGCTCGAGGGCTTCAGGCTCGACGGGGTGGTGCAGAGGATCCGCTGCCCCTTCCTGCTGGTCCACGGCGAGGGCGACGCCCAGATCCCGCTCGCGACCGCGCAGAAGTGCTTCGACGCCGTCGGCTCGACGCGGAAGACCTTCAAGGTCTTCACGCGCGAGGAGGGCGGCTACCACCACTGCCAGACCGACAACCTCTCGATCGGGACGGCCTACATGTGGGACTGGCTCGAGGACGTCCTCGGCGCGAGGCGCTGA
- a CDS encoding amidohydrolase family protein codes for MRLLSQEELDSLLPSETSAFPSPIPTQIVSNDEYYPTPQTPRQREVEARVKALGNELAKKMGLSRRQFFKTASGMAAAFVVMNDVYGRLYDATRAEAADKEMAADRAKTLSGQFIMDDQVHFLRDDTRIQTFVLQRQAVGKAGWNPALVDKPQTIEELKFNNFFKEVFLDSDTKVAVLSSAPSDIPGDWFLTNEMAAEARTKVNAKLGARRLLAHAIFTPGQPGWMDDVDKAIAILKPDSFKGYTIGDNTNKKTSKYPWRLDDEKLVYPFYEKAVKAGLVNICIHKGLFPPSVEKQFPHLVAYSDVRDVGKAAKDWPQLNFIIYHSGYRFPGGGVAADAWTQFETTGRIEWVSDLVEIPAKYGVKNVYADVGQLFAQTTVAEPKVTAALMGMLVKGLGADHVVWGTDAIWTGAPQWQIEGLRRLEIPEDMQRKYGWAPLGPADGPTKSAIFGENTARLYKFQRHAELGGPRDRLAELKERYERSGTGRSNRRYGYIARG; via the coding sequence ATGCGACTACTGAGCCAGGAAGAGCTCGACAGCCTGCTGCCCTCGGAGACCTCGGCCTTCCCATCGCCCATTCCCACCCAGATCGTCTCCAATGACGAGTACTACCCGACGCCTCAGACGCCCAGGCAGCGCGAGGTCGAGGCGCGGGTGAAGGCGCTGGGCAACGAGCTGGCGAAGAAGATGGGCCTGAGTCGGCGCCAGTTCTTCAAGACGGCCAGCGGCATGGCCGCCGCCTTCGTGGTGATGAACGACGTCTACGGGCGGCTCTACGACGCGACGCGCGCCGAGGCCGCCGACAAGGAGATGGCGGCGGACCGGGCCAAGACGCTAAGCGGCCAGTTCATCATGGACGATCAAGTGCACTTCCTGCGCGACGACACGCGGATCCAGACGTTCGTCCTCCAGCGCCAGGCGGTGGGCAAGGCGGGCTGGAACCCCGCCCTGGTGGACAAGCCACAGACGATCGAGGAGCTCAAGTTCAACAACTTCTTCAAGGAAGTGTTCCTCGACAGCGACACCAAGGTCGCGGTGCTCTCGAGCGCGCCGTCCGATATCCCCGGGGATTGGTTCCTGACCAACGAGATGGCCGCCGAGGCGCGGACGAAGGTGAACGCGAAGCTCGGGGCGCGACGGTTGCTGGCCCACGCGATCTTCACGCCGGGCCAGCCGGGTTGGATGGACGATGTCGACAAGGCCATCGCCATCCTCAAGCCCGACTCCTTCAAGGGCTACACGATCGGCGACAACACCAACAAGAAGACCAGCAAGTACCCCTGGCGGCTCGACGACGAGAAGCTCGTCTACCCGTTCTACGAGAAGGCGGTCAAGGCCGGGCTCGTCAACATCTGCATCCACAAGGGTCTCTTCCCGCCGTCGGTCGAAAAGCAGTTCCCGCACCTGGTCGCGTATAGCGACGTGCGCGACGTGGGCAAGGCGGCAAAGGACTGGCCGCAGCTCAACTTCATCATCTACCACAGCGGCTATCGCTTCCCGGGCGGAGGGGTTGCCGCGGACGCGTGGACGCAGTTCGAAACGACGGGGCGGATCGAGTGGGTGAGCGACCTCGTCGAGATCCCCGCCAAGTACGGCGTGAAGAACGTCTACGCCGACGTCGGCCAGCTCTTCGCCCAGACCACCGTGGCGGAGCCGAAGGTCACCGCGGCGCTGATGGGGATGCTCGTCAAGGGGCTCGGCGCCGATCACGTCGTCTGGGGCACCGACGCCATCTGGACCGGCGCGCCGCAGTGGCAGATCGAGGGTCTCAGGCGGCTCGAGATCCCCGAGGATATGCAGAGAAAGTACGGCTGGGCGCCCCTCGGTCCCGCCGACGGGCCGACCAAGAGCGCGATCTTCGGCGAGAACACCGCGCGCCTGTACAAGTTCCAGCGGCACGCGGAGCTCGGCGGACCGCGCGACCGCCTCGCCGAGCTGAAGGAGCGGTACGAGCGGTCCGGCACCGGGCGCAGCAATCGCCGCTACGGCTACATCGCGCGGGGCTGA
- a CDS encoding alpha/beta hydrolase: MIKGASLGVGISLMGPAPVEPAPATIWSGEYWAKKGDVSLYLFRKRQGAPTAGAPPRPVLFLVHGSSISARPSFDLAVPGHGEYSLMNTFAGYGFDVWTLDHEGYGRSSRTEGNSDIASGVEDLKAGTEIVARETGQARFHFYGGSSGALRAGAFAMARPERVDRLILEAFTWTGKGSPTLGKRAEGLEYFRTHNRRPRGRDMIRSIFTRDKPGTSDPAVAEALADAELPFGDTIPTGTYLDMTANLPVVDPAKVKSPVLLVRGEHDGIATEEDLLEFYRRLPNPDRQFVILAGASHAVALGHTRNQLWHVMRAFLEMPGRLDGKA; this comes from the coding sequence GTGATCAAGGGCGCCAGCCTGGGCGTGGGGATCAGCCTGATGGGCCCGGCGCCCGTGGAACCCGCGCCCGCGACGATCTGGAGCGGCGAGTACTGGGCCAAGAAGGGCGACGTCTCGCTCTACCTCTTCCGCAAGCGGCAGGGCGCGCCGACGGCGGGCGCGCCGCCGCGGCCGGTGCTGTTCCTCGTCCACGGCTCGTCCATCTCCGCGCGCCCGAGCTTCGATCTCGCCGTGCCCGGCCACGGCGAGTACTCGCTGATGAACACGTTCGCCGGGTACGGCTTCGACGTGTGGACGCTGGACCACGAGGGGTACGGCCGATCGTCGCGGACCGAGGGCAACTCCGACATCGCGAGTGGCGTCGAGGACCTCAAGGCCGGTACCGAGATCGTCGCGCGCGAGACGGGCCAGGCGCGGTTCCACTTCTACGGCGGCTCGTCGGGCGCGCTGCGCGCTGGCGCCTTCGCCATGGCGCGCCCGGAGCGCGTCGACCGGCTCATCCTCGAGGCGTTCACCTGGACGGGCAAGGGCTCGCCGACCCTCGGCAAGCGGGCCGAGGGCCTCGAGTACTTCCGCACCCACAACCGGCGCCCCCGGGGACGCGACATGATCCGCAGCATCTTCACCCGCGACAAGCCCGGCACCTCCGACCCCGCGGTGGCCGAGGCCCTCGCGGACGCCGAGCTCCCGTTCGGCGACACGATCCCGACCGGCACCTACCTCGACATGACCGCCAACCTGCCGGTGGTGGACCCCGCAAAGGTGAAGTCGCCGGTGCTCCTCGTCCGCGGCGAGCACGACGGCATCGCGACGGAGGAGGACCTCCTCGAGTTCTACCGGCGCCTGCCGAACCCGGATCGCCAGTTCGTCATCCTGGCCGGCGCGTCGCACGCGGTCGCGCTCGGCCACACCCGAAATCAGCTCTGGCACGTCATGCGCGCGTTCCTCGAGATGCCCGGACGGCTCGACGGGAAGGCGTGA